In a genomic window of uncultured Sphaerochaeta sp.:
- the uvrA gene encoding excinuclease ABC subunit UvrA, which yields MQNKLIIRGAREHNLKNLDLELTKDQLIVISGLSGSGKSSLAFDTIFAEGQRRYVESLSSYARMFLDKMDKPDVDYMEGLSPAIAIEQKSTHRNPRSTVGTVTEIYDYFRLLWARVGAPHCHVCHRPISEMSVDQIIDAIFKASEGTRIIVSAPVAIGKKGEFKKVFEDAKVSGFQRVKVDGQMFNLDEPISLDKQVKHSIDVVVDRLILKDDIRARLASSIETCNEMTQGLVKITFLSEEGEEHEEVFSERNSCPHCGISLPDLEPRLFSFNNPYGACPECNGLGVKTEFDPDLVILDYSKSFNQGAIATMNPDAQWARSQFKALAKHLNFTLDTPFSELSAQTIQAILYGSDDKVFVEYTREKSQQTYRVEKPFPGIIPDLQRRYYETNSMQIKMWMNGFQTSKTCPVCHGDRLRAEALAVTINDLNIMQATRLSVKLANEFFAKLVLTENQMTISYQVLKEIRSRLSFLRDVGLNYLTIDRSSATLSGGEAQRIRLATQIGSALSGVLYVLDEPSIGLHQRDNQKLIDTLKHLRDLGNTVLVVEHDEATIREADYLIDLGPGAGVHGGYITAQGTPEEVAANTESITGQYLAGTISMQIPSRRREGNGNVLRIEGANKNNLKHVDVDIPLGKLIVLSGVSGSGKSSLLNEVLLPAVRRQLARKSPNYEGYSSITGVEHLDKVINIDQSPIGRTPRSNPATYVGVFTAIRELFASLPDSKARGYKSGRFSFNVPGGRCENCQGDGNLKIEMNFLPDVYVTCDVCHGKRFNKETLSVRYKGKNIHEVLEMTMEEASQFFSAIPRIKRKIDTLISVGLEYIKLGQSALTLSGGEAQRVKLGLELSKYGTGKTLYVLDEPTTGLHFADVKKLMEVLNRLVDAGNTVILIEHNLDVIMQADHLIDLGPEGGDGGGMVVGFGTPEHLALCKESHTGYYLAQMFHEKG from the coding sequence ATGCAGAATAAATTGATCATCAGGGGGGCGAGGGAACACAATCTGAAGAACCTCGACCTTGAATTGACCAAAGACCAGTTGATTGTGATCAGCGGTTTGTCAGGAAGCGGAAAAAGCAGTCTTGCTTTCGATACCATCTTTGCCGAAGGACAACGAAGGTATGTGGAAAGCCTGTCCAGTTATGCACGTATGTTCCTCGACAAAATGGACAAGCCGGACGTCGACTATATGGAAGGACTGAGTCCTGCCATCGCCATTGAGCAGAAGTCGACCCACAGAAATCCCCGTTCCACTGTCGGTACGGTGACGGAAATCTATGACTACTTTCGCTTGCTCTGGGCACGTGTGGGTGCCCCGCATTGCCATGTCTGCCACCGTCCCATCAGCGAGATGAGCGTTGACCAGATCATAGACGCCATTTTCAAGGCCAGTGAAGGGACACGTATCATTGTCAGCGCCCCGGTGGCCATCGGCAAGAAAGGGGAGTTCAAGAAGGTTTTTGAAGATGCAAAGGTGTCAGGCTTTCAGCGTGTCAAAGTGGATGGTCAGATGTTCAACCTTGACGAGCCGATTTCTCTGGACAAGCAGGTAAAACACTCCATTGATGTTGTTGTCGACCGCCTGATCCTCAAGGATGACATCAGGGCAAGACTGGCATCCAGCATCGAAACGTGCAATGAGATGACCCAGGGCTTGGTGAAAATCACGTTTCTTTCTGAGGAAGGTGAGGAACACGAGGAAGTGTTCAGTGAACGCAACAGCTGTCCCCATTGCGGGATATCCTTGCCGGATCTTGAGCCTAGGTTGTTCAGCTTCAACAACCCCTACGGAGCCTGTCCGGAGTGCAATGGGCTTGGGGTCAAGACAGAGTTCGACCCTGACCTCGTCATTCTCGACTACTCCAAGAGCTTCAACCAGGGAGCCATCGCAACGATGAATCCTGATGCCCAATGGGCACGCTCCCAGTTCAAGGCATTGGCAAAGCATCTGAACTTCACCCTTGACACTCCGTTCTCTGAGCTTTCCGCCCAGACAATCCAAGCCATTCTCTACGGATCGGATGACAAGGTCTTCGTTGAGTATACCAGGGAGAAATCCCAACAGACATATCGTGTGGAGAAGCCCTTCCCGGGAATCATTCCCGATCTGCAGCGCAGGTATTACGAAACCAACAGTATGCAGATCAAGATGTGGATGAACGGTTTCCAGACCTCCAAGACCTGCCCGGTCTGCCATGGCGATAGATTGAGGGCAGAAGCACTTGCTGTGACGATCAATGACCTGAACATCATGCAGGCCACCAGACTCTCCGTGAAATTGGCAAATGAGTTCTTTGCCAAGCTTGTCCTGACGGAAAATCAGATGACCATCTCCTACCAGGTGCTGAAAGAGATCCGCAGCAGGCTCTCTTTCTTGCGTGATGTCGGCTTGAACTATCTTACCATTGACCGCAGCAGTGCAACACTCAGTGGGGGAGAAGCGCAGCGTATCCGTCTTGCCACCCAGATCGGGAGCGCTCTCAGCGGAGTTCTCTATGTGTTGGATGAGCCCTCCATCGGCCTGCACCAACGGGACAACCAGAAGCTCATCGATACCCTCAAGCACCTGCGCGATCTTGGCAATACGGTGCTCGTGGTTGAGCATGACGAGGCAACGATCAGGGAGGCTGACTATCTTATTGACCTTGGTCCAGGGGCGGGCGTGCATGGTGGGTATATCACGGCACAAGGGACACCAGAGGAGGTTGCCGCCAATACGGAGAGTATCACAGGCCAGTATCTTGCCGGTACGATCTCCATGCAGATTCCCTCCCGAAGAAGGGAAGGGAATGGCAACGTGCTGCGAATCGAAGGAGCTAACAAGAACAATCTCAAACATGTCGATGTTGACATCCCATTGGGAAAACTCATTGTGCTTTCCGGAGTGTCCGGCAGCGGCAAGAGTTCTCTCCTCAATGAGGTTTTGCTCCCTGCGGTTCGCAGACAGCTTGCACGCAAGAGTCCCAACTACGAAGGATACTCTTCCATTACGGGTGTGGAACACTTGGACAAAGTCATCAATATCGACCAAAGCCCGATCGGAAGAACTCCCCGAAGCAACCCAGCCACCTATGTTGGGGTGTTTACTGCAATTCGTGAGTTGTTTGCTTCGCTTCCCGACAGCAAGGCACGCGGCTACAAGAGCGGGCGTTTCTCCTTCAATGTCCCTGGTGGCCGTTGCGAGAACTGCCAAGGCGATGGAAATCTGAAGATCGAGATGAATTTCCTTCCTGATGTGTACGTTACGTGCGACGTATGCCATGGAAAGCGTTTCAACAAGGAGACCCTTTCTGTCCGGTACAAGGGAAAGAACATCCATGAGGTGTTGGAGATGACCATGGAAGAGGCTTCCCAATTCTTCAGCGCCATTCCCAGGATCAAGCGAAAGATAGACACCCTGATCTCTGTCGGTTTGGAGTACATCAAGCTTGGCCAGAGTGCCCTTACGCTCAGCGGTGGGGAAGCCCAGCGAGTGAAACTCGGCCTGGAGCTCTCCAAATACGGGACCGGCAAAACCCTGTATGTGCTGGATGAACCTACCACCGGCCTGCACTTCGCAGATGTGAAGAAGCTGATGGAAGTGCTCAACCGCCTGGTGGATGCCGGCAATACGGT